GCTGGTAATGGCAGCCGGGGTATCCTTTTTAGGAGGCTGCTCACAGCTTCCCAGCGCATCCTCTTCTCAACAGCCTATTGCTCCTATTGCTCCCACTCAGAGCGATGTGGACACTACTACCAGCCGCGCTCTTCCGATAAAAGATGACACAGATACAAACTTTGTTGTCGCCGCCGTCGATAAAGTCGGCCCAGCGGTGGTGCGAATTGATTCTGCACGGACGGTGAGGCGTCAAATACCCGAAGAATATAACGATCCGTTCTTTCGGCGCTTTTTTGGTGGTAATGCACCTGTACCCCCTGCTGAGCGGACTGTGCGGGGAACGGGATCTGGCTTTTTGATCAATACTCAAGGGCAAATCCTCACCAATGCTCATGTGGTAAATGGTGCTGATACGGTGACTGTAACGCTCAGAGATGGTCGCAATTTCCAAGGAAAAGTGCTGGGTGAAGATTCGTTGACCGATATAGCAGTGGTCAAGATTAACGCCAATAGTTTGCCAGTTGTGGCTTTGGGTAATTCCGATTCTTTGCGTCCGGGACAGTGGGCGATCGCGATCGGCAATCCCCTTGGTTTAGATAAAACTGTAACAGTAGGAGTTA
The sequence above is a segment of the Aerosakkonema funiforme FACHB-1375 genome. Coding sequences within it:
- a CDS encoding HhoA/HhoB/HtrA family serine endopeptidase, with protein sequence MAAGVSFLGGCSQLPSASSSQQPIAPIAPTQSDVDTTTSRALPIKDDTDTNFVVAAVDKVGPAVVRIDSARTVRRQIPEEYNDPFFRRFFGGNAPVPPAERTVRGTGSGFLINTQGQILTNAHVVNGADTVTVTLRDGRNFQGKVLGEDSLTDIAVVKINANSLPVVALGNSDSLRPGQWAIAIGNPLGLDKTVTVGVISATDRTSSQVGVPDKRIGFIQTDAAINPGNSGGPLLNARGEVIGINTAIIGGAQGLGFAIPINTAQRIAEQLIAKGKVEHPFVGIQMATLTPEIKERIKNASNGNINVDRAQGVLVFRIVRNSPAEKAGLQAGDVIQKVDNQAVTTADKVQQIIETRKVGDSLRMDVQRNGEPKTVQVQLGAFPVRQQQEEEP